In a genomic window of Blattabacterium cuenoti:
- the eno gene encoding phosphopyruvate hydratase yields MSKIKNIQARQILDSRGNPTVEVDVITENNILGRASVPSGASKGKNEVFELRDNKENVFLGKGVLKAVQNVNDIIAPELIGKSVLDQVYIDQLMLELDGTINKKRLGSNAILAISLATVKAASNELNIPIYKYIGGIYTCSLPIPLINIVNGGKHSNTSSIIFQEFMIVPVKANTFGEALQMGHKVFYQLKNLLNEKGFSTNVGDEGGFSPSNFNGVEDVLDHILEAIHLSNYEPYDQIAIAIDCAASEFYENNQYDYSKFDRSEKKTKDLIKSREEHISYLSYLIRKYPIISIEDGMDENDWEGWKLLTHEMGNKIQLVGDDLFVTQVNKLSKGIEEKVANSILIKANQVGTLTETIETILHAKKNKYKNIISHRSGDTEDSFIADLSVAFNVEQIKTGSLCRSERISKYNQLLRIENTLGKYSFYSKWN; encoded by the coding sequence ATGAGTAAAATAAAAAATATTCAAGCCAGACAAATATTGGATTCTAGAGGTAATCCTACTGTAGAAGTGGATGTTATCACAGAAAATAACATATTGGGACGTGCTTCTGTTCCATCTGGAGCATCAAAAGGAAAAAATGAAGTTTTTGAATTACGTGATAATAAAGAAAATGTTTTTTTGGGAAAAGGAGTTTTAAAAGCAGTTCAAAATGTTAATGATATTATTGCTCCTGAATTGATTGGAAAATCTGTTTTAGATCAAGTTTATATTGATCAATTAATGTTGGAATTAGATGGTACAATAAACAAGAAAAGATTAGGATCCAATGCAATTTTAGCTATATCTTTAGCAACTGTAAAAGCGGCATCTAACGAATTGAACATTCCTATCTATAAATATATAGGAGGAATTTATACCTGTTCCCTTCCCATTCCTTTAATAAATATAGTAAATGGAGGAAAACATTCAAATACTTCTTCTATAATCTTTCAAGAATTTATGATAGTTCCTGTAAAAGCAAACACTTTTGGAGAAGCACTTCAAATGGGACATAAAGTTTTCTATCAGTTAAAAAATCTTTTAAATGAAAAAGGTTTTTCTACTAATGTAGGAGATGAAGGAGGGTTTTCTCCTTCTAATTTTAATGGAGTAGAAGATGTTTTAGATCACATATTAGAGGCTATACATTTATCAAATTATGAACCTTATGATCAAATAGCGATAGCTATAGATTGTGCTGCATCTGAATTTTACGAAAATAATCAATATGATTATTCTAAATTTGATCGATCAGAAAAAAAAACAAAAGATTTAATAAAATCAAGAGAAGAACATATAAGTTATTTATCTTATTTAATAAGAAAATATCCTATTATATCTATTGAAGATGGAATGGATGAAAATGATTGGGAGGGATGGAAATTATTAACTCATGAAATGGGAAATAAAATTCAATTGGTTGGAGATGATCTTTTCGTAACACAAGTAAATAAATTAAGTAAGGGAATAGAAGAAAAAGTAGCAAATTCTATTTTAATTAAAGCAAACCAAGTTGGAACATTAACAGAAACAATTGAAACAATTCTTCATGCAAAAAAAAATAAGTACAAAAACATTATTTCTCACCGTTCTGGTGATACTGAAGATTCTTTTATAGCGGATCTTTCTGTTGCGTTTAATGTTGAACAAATAAAAACAGGTTCTTTGTGTCGTTCTGAACGAATTTCAAAATATAATCAATTATTACGTATTGAAAACACACTTGGGAAGTATTCATTTTATTCAAAATGGAATTAA